A genomic region of Streptococcus suis contains the following coding sequences:
- a CDS encoding toprim domain-containing protein translates to MTRIKAVKQKAILDVAESLGYSFRRLSGHIYEHPDHDSFRIFADTNTFKWFSRDIQGDVIDFVQLVAGVTFKEAVSYLETGDFEQAKLIEETYQPFQYYLHEEPFQQARIYLKDIRGLSDQTINTFGRQGLLAQATYQSEPVLVLKSYDHNGTLQAASLQGLVKNEEKHDRGYLKKIMKGSHGYVGISFDIGNPKRLIFCESVIDMMSYYQLYQKQLSDVRLISMEGLKLSVIAYQTLRLAAEEQGKLAFLDTVNPSRLSHYLQAIQETTTFYQTHSNALTLAVDNDEAGREFCQKLSDKGLPLSQDLPPLQGLETKSDWNDIVKQQSELSLSDCIQTAQAQVNKNHPPPKRERAMEL, encoded by the coding sequence ATGACACGAATTAAAGCAGTAAAACAAAAGGCCATTTTAGATGTGGCTGAAAGTCTGGGTTATTCCTTCAGACGTTTATCAGGACACATTTATGAACACCCAGACCATGATTCCTTTCGGATTTTTGCGGATACCAATACTTTCAAATGGTTTTCAAGAGATATACAAGGGGATGTGATAGACTTTGTTCAATTAGTGGCAGGCGTTACTTTCAAAGAGGCTGTATCCTATCTTGAAACTGGGGATTTTGAACAAGCTAAGTTGATAGAAGAAACTTATCAACCGTTTCAATATTATTTGCATGAAGAACCCTTTCAGCAAGCACGTATTTACTTAAAAGACATCCGTGGCCTAAGTGATCAGACTATCAATACCTTTGGTAGACAAGGATTGCTTGCTCAAGCTACTTATCAATCGGAGCCCGTATTAGTGTTAAAAAGCTATGACCACAACGGGACCTTACAGGCCGCAAGCCTTCAAGGTCTCGTCAAAAATGAAGAAAAACACGATCGAGGTTATCTCAAAAAAATCATGAAAGGATCTCATGGCTATGTCGGTATTAGTTTCGATATTGGGAATCCTAAGCGACTCATTTTTTGTGAATCAGTTATCGATATGATGAGTTATTATCAGCTTTACCAAAAGCAATTATCCGATGTTCGCCTGATTTCAATGGAAGGTTTAAAACTTTCTGTGATTGCTTATCAGACCTTGCGTCTAGCAGCAGAGGAACAGGGGAAATTGGCATTTCTAGATACAGTAAATCCAAGCAGACTTAGTCATTATCTTCAGGCAATACAAGAGACGACAACCTTCTACCAAACTCATTCAAATGCATTAACATTGGCTGTTGATAACGATGAGGCAGGAAGAGAATTTTGTCAGAAACTGTCAGATAAAGGACTTCCGCTTTCTCAAGATTTACCACCATTGCAAGGACTTGAAACAAAGTCAGATTGGAATGATATTGTGAAACAGCAGAGTGAACTATCCTTAAGTGATTGTATCCAAACAGCCCAAGCACAAGTTAATAAGAATCATCCTCCACCTAAACGAGAGCGTGCTATGGAATTGTGA
- a CDS encoding DUF5965 family protein, producing MSVIERLAEKVARQEEKVSRETEKLEHYRDQLQTAMYSTFIKRQQSSQLSFHEALEQAFGKETTLHSDYRNEDIK from the coding sequence ATGAGTGTGATTGAACGTCTGGCTGAAAAAGTAGCTAGACAAGAAGAAAAAGTCTCACGTGAGACTGAGAAATTGGAACACTATCGAGACCAACTACAAACAGCTATGTACAGTACCTTTATCAAACGGCAACAATCTAGTCAGTTGTCATTTCATGAAGCACTAGAGCAAGCCTTTGGTAAAGAAACCACACTACACTCAGATTACAGAAATGAGGATATAAAATGA
- a CDS encoding DUF5945 family protein: MSKTWNFDQPLDDVKPTSSHEERAKIAALFHKQDEKPIEEVDYVAAFEQQQKESESKDVQTLASTVKQSQPKKVNITSDYKQHLADTIAQNNKDISACQKQIEELHQLIDEKKIQNKKLQAISVAIDDL, translated from the coding sequence ATGAGTAAAACTTGGAATTTTGATCAGCCACTAGATGATGTGAAACCAACATCTTCCCATGAAGAACGAGCAAAAATTGCAGCACTTTTCCATAAACAGGATGAAAAACCAATTGAAGAAGTAGATTATGTGGCTGCTTTTGAACAGCAACAAAAGGAGTCAGAATCTAAAGATGTACAAACGCTCGCATCAACCGTTAAACAAAGTCAGCCGAAGAAGGTAAATATCACAAGTGACTATAAACAACACTTGGCTGATACCATTGCACAAAACAACAAGGATATTTCCGCCTGTCAGAAGCAAATTGAAGAACTTCATCAATTGATTGATGAAAAGAAAATCCAAAATAAAAAGTTGCAGGCTATTTCAGTAGCCATTGATGATTTATAA
- the pezA gene encoding type II toxin-antitoxin system antitoxin PezA encodes MIGDNIKSLRRTHDLTQPEFAKMVGISRNSLSRYENGTSTVSTELIDRICQKFNVSYVDIVGEDKMLTPVEDYQLTLKVEVIKERGAAILSQLYRYQDSQDIAFDDESNPWILMSDDLAELINTKIYLVETFDEIERYNGYLDGIERMLDMVHHRVVA; translated from the coding sequence ATGATTGGAGACAATATCAAGTCGCTACGCCGAACACATGATTTAACACAACCAGAATTTGCGAAAATGGTTGGTATTTCACGCAATAGCTTAAGTCGTTATGAAAATGGGACTAGTACAGTTTCAACTGAACTCATCGACCGTATTTGTCAGAAATTTAACGTTTCTTATGTCGATATTGTAGGGGAGGATAAGATGTTAACACCTGTTGAAGATTACCAACTGACTTTAAAAGTAGAAGTGATAAAAGAACGTGGAGCTGCCATTTTATCACAGCTTTATAGATACCAGGATAGTCAAGATATTGCTTTTGATGATGAATCCAACCCTTGGATTTTGATGAGTGATGACTTGGCCGAATTGATTAACACAAAAATTTACCTTGTCGAGACTTTCGATGAAATTGAGCGTTACAATGGCTATTTAGACGGTATTGAGCGGATGTTAGATATGGTACATCATCGGGTGGTGGCTTAA
- the pezT gene encoding type II toxin-antitoxin system toxin PezT, with translation MRLEEFSEADFQKALQRTIRALTRGKTIPDQPKAILLGGQSGAGKTTIHRIKQKEFQGNIIIIDGDSYRSQHPNYLALQEKYGKDSVDYTKGFAGKMVEHLVDELSTQGYHLLIEGTLRTTQVPRQTAQFLASKGYQVSLAVIGTKPELSYLSTLIRYEELYAIDPNQARATPKEHHDGIVENLVDNLRELEREQLFDQIQIYQRDRTCIYDSAIDEGSAAEVLQECLFGKWSKVEEEMVKESELLLNELLEKNK, from the coding sequence ATGAGGTTGGAAGAATTTAGTGAGGCTGACTTTCAGAAGGCCTTGCAGCGAACCATTCGGGCTTTAACCCGAGGAAAGACGATTCCAGATCAACCGAAAGCTATCTTACTTGGTGGACAAAGCGGAGCAGGTAAGACGACTATTCATCGTATCAAGCAAAAAGAATTTCAAGGTAATATCATTATCATCGATGGTGACAGCTACCGTTCTCAGCATCCCAATTACTTAGCCCTGCAAGAAAAGTATGGCAAAGACAGCGTGGACTATACCAAGGGATTTGCAGGAAAAATGGTAGAGCATCTGGTTGATGAACTTAGCACACAAGGTTATCATTTGCTGATTGAAGGGACTTTGCGTACCACTCAAGTTCCTCGTCAGACTGCTCAATTCTTAGCTTCGAAAGGATACCAAGTTTCTTTAGCTGTCATTGGTACTAAACCAGAGCTTTCTTATCTCAGCACCTTGATTCGTTACGAAGAGCTTTATGCCATTGATCCCAATCAGGCCAGAGCAACACCAAAAGAACACCATGATGGGATTGTTGAGAACTTGGTTGATAACCTAAGGGAGTTAGAAAGAGAGCAACTCTTTGACCAGATTCAGATTTATCAAAGAGACAGGACTTGCATTTATGATTCTGCAATTGATGAAGGCTCCGCAGCAGAAGTGTTACAAGAGTGTCTCTTTGGAAAATGGAGCAAGGTAGAGGAGGAGATGGTGAAGGAGAGTGAACTCCTACTTAATGAATTACTTGAGAAAAATAAATAA
- a CDS encoding Spaf_1101 family AAA-like ATPase, translating into MRGFNNKIKSVYRELTNTKEKFGSFHKTLIHLHTPVSYDYKLFSSWTSTKYRKSTEDELFDIFFKNKKIKVDKTKFFSSFDKVVFSSPKEYISFLLLAEAILKNEIEIVVVTDHNTTKGIKKLQTAVSIITRTYPTYNIHPHILHGVEISAADKLHIVCIYDHEKESWVNQWLCENIISEKDGSYQHSLTIMKDFNNQNIINYIAHFNSYNILKKGSHLSGAYKRQVFTKENTRFIGVKNINSVEGSKNRLLTDFNCEPNFLLDNDSHDIDSVGKNNMWIKGGKISFKMFQEALLDYTVSVSLFEPNFEQKSYIKGLYIQSRGGDRSFLTGDKLEKDRDFFLTFSPSMNCLIGGRGTGKSTLIDMLQFVLSQDCDKQSKLEFLCNHANAFVLYVLEDAEYIIEVSLPDVLQENKDNILQYYGQNRENRYGYPYNYNSDSIKEWTRSQYTKVYKVEGKFFKLVDKTRILEKMFDRRYSVNELVRTADGEKITEFISDLMLKNKNLPRPNYGLRTQTLESFEAKLQELDKYRRVRKDSILKIIDDFNQTQVGKLRICYEQIDRWEVPDFESTLFKSNSTLNFSFENYRISKRDVADILYLVYQELGIKGFVNVILKQNIPNRYFILLKNISEENFAKHENKWRNNSEINDSNIPYLKTSIYSLIANSSLLDELKRVLKEHVANERLFLEFNINSKETSQHLDILYKEVSVLSLGQKVVAMLDFLLAYSDYSKDFRPLIIDQPEDNLDNRYIYRHLVQQFRDVKAQRQIILATHNATIVTNSMTDQVVIMESDGAHAWIESQGYVSEKFIKNHIINQLEGGRDSFKHKMSIYETALSE; encoded by the coding sequence TTGCGAGGATTTAATAATAAGATAAAATCTGTTTATCGAGAATTAACAAATACCAAAGAGAAATTCGGTAGTTTTCATAAGACCTTGATTCATTTACATACACCTGTTTCTTATGATTATAAGCTATTTTCGAGCTGGACTTCAACGAAATATAGAAAAAGTACAGAAGATGAATTATTTGATATATTTTTCAAAAATAAGAAAATCAAAGTTGATAAAACAAAATTTTTTAGTAGCTTTGATAAAGTTGTCTTTTCTAGCCCAAAAGAGTACATTAGTTTTCTTTTGTTAGCAGAAGCTATCTTAAAAAATGAAATAGAAATAGTTGTAGTAACTGATCATAATACTACCAAAGGTATTAAAAAACTTCAAACAGCAGTTTCAATTATAACGAGAACCTATCCGACTTATAATATACATCCTCATATTTTACATGGAGTAGAAATTAGTGCAGCAGATAAGTTACATATTGTTTGTATATACGATCATGAAAAAGAATCTTGGGTTAATCAATGGTTATGTGAAAATATTATAAGTGAAAAAGATGGAAGTTATCAGCATTCGTTGACTATCATGAAAGATTTTAATAATCAAAACATAATTAACTACATTGCTCATTTCAATAGTTATAATATTTTGAAAAAAGGTTCTCACTTGTCGGGTGCATATAAGAGACAAGTTTTTACAAAAGAAAATACACGATTTATTGGTGTAAAAAATATAAATTCTGTTGAAGGATCGAAAAATCGTTTATTGACAGATTTTAATTGTGAACCAAATTTTTTATTAGATAATGATTCACATGATATTGATTCAGTCGGAAAGAATAATATGTGGATAAAAGGTGGAAAGATTTCTTTTAAAATGTTCCAAGAAGCTTTGCTTGATTACACTGTATCAGTAAGTTTATTTGAACCAAATTTTGAACAAAAGTCTTACATAAAAGGTTTATACATTCAAAGTCGTGGAGGCGATAGAAGTTTTCTTACAGGTGATAAGTTAGAAAAAGATAGAGACTTCTTTTTAACATTCTCACCATCTATGAACTGTTTAATTGGAGGGAGAGGTACAGGGAAAAGTACACTAATAGATATGTTACAATTTGTACTTTCTCAGGATTGCGACAAGCAGAGTAAATTAGAATTCCTATGTAACCATGCAAATGCTTTTGTACTCTATGTTTTAGAGGATGCTGAATATATCATTGAGGTTAGTTTGCCAGATGTCTTGCAGGAAAATAAGGACAATATCTTACAATATTATGGGCAAAATCGTGAGAATAGGTATGGATATCCTTATAACTACAATTCTGACTCTATCAAAGAGTGGACACGCTCTCAATATACGAAAGTATACAAAGTTGAGGGAAAATTTTTCAAATTAGTTGATAAAACTAGAATATTAGAAAAAATGTTTGATAGGAGATATTCTGTTAATGAGTTGGTTAGAACAGCGGATGGAGAAAAAATTACAGAATTTATTTCCGACTTAATGCTAAAAAATAAAAATTTACCGAGACCAAACTATGGTTTAAGAACTCAGACTCTAGAATCATTCGAAGCTAAACTACAGGAACTTGATAAATATAGGAGAGTTCGTAAGGATTCAATACTCAAAATAATTGATGATTTCAATCAAACTCAAGTTGGTAAGTTAAGAATCTGTTATGAGCAAATTGATAGATGGGAAGTACCAGATTTTGAAAGCACTCTTTTCAAAAGTAATTCAACTCTCAATTTCTCATTTGAAAATTATAGAATTAGTAAGCGGGATGTTGCAGATATTCTATACCTTGTTTATCAGGAGTTAGGAATAAAAGGATTTGTTAACGTTATTTTGAAACAAAATATTCCTAATAGGTATTTTATATTATTAAAAAATATTTCTGAGGAGAATTTTGCAAAACATGAGAATAAGTGGAGAAATAATTCCGAGATTAATGATTCTAACATACCCTATTTAAAAACTAGTATTTATTCTTTAATCGCAAATAGTAGTTTACTAGATGAGTTAAAGAGAGTGCTAAAAGAACATGTAGCCAATGAAAGACTTTTTTTGGAGTTTAACATTAACTCAAAAGAAACATCTCAACATCTTGACATTCTTTATAAAGAAGTTAGTGTATTAAGTTTGGGTCAAAAAGTTGTAGCGATGTTAGATTTTTTACTAGCATATAGTGATTATTCAAAGGATTTCAGACCATTAATTATTGATCAACCTGAAGATAATTTGGATAACCGCTATATATACAGACATTTAGTTCAACAGTTTAGAGACGTGAAAGCTCAACGACAAATTATTTTAGCAACCCATAATGCGACAATTGTAACAAATTCCATGACCGATCAAGTGGTAATTATGGAATCAGATGGGGCTCATGCTTGGATTGAATCACAGGGATATGTTAGTGAAAAATTTATAAAAAACCATATTATCAATCAATTGGAAGGTGGAAGAGACTCATTTAAACATAAGATGTCCATATATGAGACAGCTCTTTCTGAATAA
- a CDS encoding SAG1252 family conjugative relaxosome accessory protein, translated as MGQEIKLIRKQFRITRQEEKQIKEMMREQKVGSFSEFLRQNLLKKNYQDRIFESWFSLWQSQKFEQISRDVHEVLVVARENHQVTQEHVSILLTCVQELIAEVNQVQPLSREFREKYMR; from the coding sequence ATGGGACAAGAAATTAAGTTAATCCGTAAGCAATTTAGAATCACGAGACAAGAAGAAAAACAGATAAAAGAAATGATGAGGGAACAAAAAGTGGGTAGTTTCTCAGAATTTCTTCGTCAAAATTTGTTGAAAAAGAATTATCAGGATAGAATTTTTGAAAGTTGGTTTTCCCTTTGGCAGTCTCAAAAGTTTGAACAAATTAGTCGAGATGTGCATGAAGTTCTAGTTGTCGCAAGAGAAAATCACCAAGTGACGCAAGAACACGTTTCAATCTTATTGACCTGCGTTCAAGAATTGATTGCGGAAGTCAATCAAGTACAGCCACTCAGTCGTGAGTTTCGTGAAAAATATATGAGATAG
- the mobC gene encoding plasmid mobilization relaxosome protein MobC yields the protein MVYRYRTNLKKVFLTDSELHQLNERIAKSHCQNFSVYARKVLLNPNMSFVTINTDTYDQLVFELRRIGNNINQIARAINQSHLISQEQLQELSKGVSELITGVEKEFQVEVKRLREFHGSH from the coding sequence ATGGTTTATCGTTATCGTACCAATCTCAAAAAAGTATTTCTAACAGATTCAGAATTACATCAATTGAATGAACGGATTGCTAAGAGTCATTGTCAAAATTTCTCAGTATATGCTAGAAAAGTGTTGCTGAATCCCAATATGTCATTTGTCACCATTAACACGGATACCTATGACCAGTTAGTATTTGAATTGAGACGGATTGGAAATAACATTAATCAAATTGCGCGTGCGATTAATCAAAGTCATCTGATTTCTCAAGAACAGTTACAAGAATTAAGTAAAGGAGTTAGTGAGTTGATTACTGGAGTGGAGAAAGAATTTCAAGTGGAAGTGAAGAGACTGAGGGAGTTTCATGGTAGTCACTAA
- a CDS encoding SAG1250 family conjugative relaxase yields MVVTKHFATHGKKYRRRLIKYILNPGKTDNLKLVSDFGMSNYLDFPSYEEMVEMYNVNFTNNDKLYESRNDRQEKHQQNIHAHHLIQSFSPEDNLTPEEINRIGYETMMELTGGRFRFIVATHTDKDHVHNHILINAIDRNSDKKLIWNYALERNLRMISDRISKMAGAKIIEKRFSYRDYQKYRKISHKFELKQRLYFLMQQSKSFDDFLEKAEQLHVHIDFSQKHSRFMMTDRSMTKPIRGRQLSKRELYDEDFFRTYFAKLEIENRLEFLLNRVNSLEKLLTKAKELNLTIDLKQKNVTFILEKNGKQICLNHKKISDKKLYDVNFFQDYFKNKEVGDSGGLENLKEQYHAFQEERDKDKVSTKEIEEAFETFKETRDAVHEFEVELAGHQIEKLVDEGVYIKVSFGVKQSGFIFIPNYQLDILEEENQTKYKVYIRETTSYFIYNKEHSDKNQYIKGRTLIRQLTNDSRAIPYRRPTVERLQEKITEINLLIELTETDKRYQDVKDELVAEIAELDVKLNQTNEKIATLNKMAEVLINLKSDDPNSRKLARYDFSKLNLTESITLEQVTEEIKLLQEKFSLYLDEYEGLVSRIERFVKILNTDIDLKFQENVSLE; encoded by the coding sequence ATGGTAGTCACTAAACACTTTGCAACGCACGGGAAAAAATACCGTAGGCGTCTGATTAAGTATATCCTCAATCCCGGTAAAACAGACAATTTGAAATTGGTATCTGATTTTGGCATGAGCAATTACTTAGACTTTCCTAGCTATGAAGAAATGGTAGAAATGTACAATGTCAACTTTACCAATAACGACAAGTTGTACGAATCTAGAAATGACCGACAAGAAAAACACCAACAAAATATTCATGCCCATCACCTCATACAATCATTTTCTCCCGAGGATAATCTGACACCTGAAGAAATTAACCGCATTGGTTATGAGACCATGATGGAATTAACAGGAGGTCGTTTTCGTTTCATCGTAGCGACTCATACAGACAAAGATCATGTTCATAATCACATCCTAATCAATGCTATTGACCGCAATTCAGATAAAAAGTTGATATGGAATTATGCCTTGGAACGAAACCTTCGCATGATTTCAGATCGCATTTCTAAAATGGCTGGAGCGAAAATTATTGAGAAGCGTTTCTCTTACCGTGACTACCAAAAATATAGGAAGATTAGTCATAAATTTGAATTGAAGCAGCGCCTTTATTTTTTGATGCAACAGTCAAAGTCCTTTGATGATTTTTTAGAAAAAGCAGAGCAGCTACATGTTCATATTGATTTTAGTCAGAAGCATAGTCGATTCATGATGACAGATAGATCCATGACAAAGCCAATTCGAGGACGCCAACTCAGTAAACGAGAGCTATATGATGAAGACTTTTTCCGTACATATTTTGCCAAGCTAGAGATTGAAAATCGATTAGAATTTTTGTTGAACCGTGTTAATTCTTTGGAAAAGTTACTGACAAAAGCGAAAGAATTGAATCTAACCATTGACTTAAAACAAAAGAATGTAACCTTCATACTTGAAAAAAATGGAAAGCAGATATGTCTGAATCATAAAAAAATAAGTGACAAGAAATTATATGATGTCAATTTTTTTCAAGATTACTTTAAAAATAAGGAAGTAGGTGATTCAGGAGGATTAGAGAATTTAAAGGAGCAGTACCATGCTTTTCAAGAAGAACGAGATAAGGATAAGGTATCCACTAAAGAGATTGAGGAAGCCTTTGAGACATTTAAGGAAACACGAGATGCCGTTCACGAATTTGAAGTGGAACTTGCAGGACACCAAATAGAGAAGTTAGTTGATGAGGGCGTTTATATCAAGGTGTCTTTTGGTGTAAAGCAGAGCGGTTTTATTTTCATTCCTAACTATCAATTAGATATTCTTGAAGAAGAGAATCAGACAAAATATAAAGTCTATATCCGTGAGACAACCTCATACTTTATCTATAACAAAGAACATTCGGATAAGAATCAGTATATAAAAGGACGAACCTTGATTAGACAGCTAACCAACGATAGTCGAGCAATACCATACAGACGACCGACTGTTGAAAGACTTCAAGAAAAGATTACTGAGATTAACCTCTTGATTGAGTTAACAGAGACAGACAAAAGATACCAAGACGTTAAAGACGAACTGGTCGCAGAAATAGCAGAGCTAGATGTCAAACTAAATCAAACCAATGAAAAAATCGCCACCTTGAATAAGATGGCGGAAGTGCTTATCAACCTAAAGAGTGATGATCCGAATAGTCGAAAACTAGCAAGGTATGACTTTTCAAAACTAAATTTGACAGAATCAATTACACTAGAACAAGTGACTGAAGAAATTAAGCTATTACAAGAAAAATTTAGCTTATATCTGGATGAGTATGAAGGGCTGGTAAGTAGAATAGAAAGGTTTGTAAAAATTCTTAATACAGATATAGACTTGAAATTCCAAGAGAATGTCTCACTAGAATAA
- a CDS encoding sensor histidine kinase, whose product MNIFKKNILKFILSFIFIIMVDIVLLTVAANYIRSQQSASNIIETVSSEIVLSDGNYTVSQKAKELIDNNNLWIMIIDKNSGKEKFNIDKPKDIANQFDFADVIRFSRFYLKDYPVFTQIKENDQDIYIIAFPKDSIIRYSNNYFDLSRIQIFPIIILSIIFANILFCLILYIYSITFLDRNIKPIISAIVKLPNGVNTQVKSVKELDKLTFAINSANQKLRENEEFKEDWISGIAHDIKTPLSVIVSNISLAIEKTDNDTLLKYLTPTLVESHYIQNLLNDLNIFARLTNGNLILKQEIIYIIPFFKDIIIQIINQEIWHDFNFEFTADENLYNKKMYVEKSLVSRIIHNLIYNSVLHNPSGCDIQIILKSLTNDRFSITILDNGVGTSVDRLNNINKIEEFNFDISGVRRSGIGLKITKQIVDLHGGDMFISSQQGEYFQTTITLDSIG is encoded by the coding sequence ATGAATATTTTCAAAAAGAATATATTAAAATTTATTTTATCGTTTATTTTCATCATAATGGTTGATATAGTACTTCTAACTGTAGCAGCAAACTATATACGTAGCCAACAGTCTGCCTCCAACATTATAGAAACAGTATCATCAGAAATTGTTTTATCTGATGGTAATTATACTGTCAGTCAAAAAGCCAAAGAATTAATCGATAATAATAACTTATGGATTATGATTATTGACAAAAATAGTGGAAAAGAAAAATTTAATATTGATAAACCTAAAGATATAGCTAATCAATTTGATTTTGCAGATGTTATTCGTTTCTCCAGATTTTATTTAAAAGACTATCCTGTATTTACTCAAATAAAAGAAAATGATCAGGATATATATATTATTGCATTCCCGAAAGATAGTATTATTCGCTATAGTAATAATTATTTTGATTTGAGCAGGATTCAAATTTTTCCCATCATTATCCTATCAATTATTTTTGCTAACATATTATTTTGCTTAATTTTATACATTTATAGTATTACTTTTCTAGATAGAAATATCAAGCCAATTATTTCTGCAATTGTAAAATTACCGAACGGTGTAAATACACAAGTTAAATCAGTAAAAGAACTAGATAAATTAACATTCGCCATTAATTCTGCCAATCAGAAACTTCGTGAAAATGAAGAGTTTAAAGAAGATTGGATTTCTGGAATTGCACACGACATAAAAACTCCTCTTTCAGTTATTGTATCCAACATATCTTTAGCCATTGAGAAAACTGATAACGACACTCTACTCAAATATTTAACTCCTACTTTAGTTGAAAGTCATTATATCCAGAACCTTCTCAATGACCTAAATATATTTGCTAGATTAACAAACGGAAATCTGATATTGAAACAAGAAATTATTTATATTATTCCATTTTTTAAAGATATAATCATTCAAATTATTAATCAAGAAATTTGGCACGATTTCAATTTTGAATTTACTGCCGATGAAAATTTATATAACAAAAAAATGTATGTCGAAAAATCTCTTGTTTCTAGGATAATCCATAATTTGATTTACAATTCTGTTTTACATAACCCCTCTGGATGTGATATTCAGATTATTCTTAAATCTCTGACCAATGACAGATTTTCAATTACTATACTAGATAATGGAGTGGGAACATCTGTGGATAGACTTAACAATATCAATAAAATTGAAGAATTTAATTTTGATATTTCTGGAGTTCGTAGGAGTGGTATAGGCTTAAAAATTACTAAGCAAATTGTTGATTTGCATGGTGGTGATATGTTTATATCTAGTCAACAGGGAGAATACTTCCAAACTACTATTACTTTAGATAGTATTGGTTGA
- a CDS encoding response regulator transcription factor, with product MGFEIQLLNKHILIVDDDIALSESIKEVLMSRGFKNISFAYSISEGIDIFSVSQIDLIILDVMLPDGEGYLLSKYVRKTSDVPILFLTAKNNPDDEINGLDSGGDDYVTKPFLPKSLTYRIMALLRRAYRDESELIELTDCTIDLNNASVKKSNQNFSLTPTEIQILRKLFTNKNYIVSTETICDTIWGLDSFGYEKSLMVHIRNIREKIEIIPSKPKHLITVKGLGYKLAI from the coding sequence ATGGGTTTTGAAATACAATTGTTGAATAAACATATACTAATTGTGGATGATGACATCGCATTAAGCGAATCAATCAAAGAAGTGCTCATGAGTCGTGGCTTCAAAAATATTAGTTTTGCTTATAGTATTAGCGAAGGTATTGATATTTTTTCAGTATCTCAAATTGATTTAATTATTCTAGATGTCATGTTACCAGATGGTGAAGGCTATTTACTTTCCAAATATGTAAGAAAGACATCTGATGTCCCAATTCTATTCTTAACTGCTAAAAATAATCCTGATGATGAAATAAATGGGCTTGACTCAGGAGGAGATGACTATGTTACAAAGCCATTTTTACCTAAATCTTTAACTTACCGTATAATGGCATTGTTGAGAAGAGCTTACCGAGATGAATCTGAACTCATTGAATTAACAGATTGCACAATTGACTTGAATAATGCAAGCGTAAAAAAAAGTAATCAAAATTTTTCACTGACCCCTACTGAAATTCAAATTCTTAGAAAGCTATTTACCAACAAAAATTACATCGTTTCCACAGAGACAATATGTGATACTATTTGGGGATTAGATAGCTTTGGATATGAAAAATCCTTAATGGTCCATATACGCAATATTCGAGAAAAAATCGAAATTATACCTTCCAAGCCAAAGCATCTAATTACCGTTAAAGGGCTTGGATATAAACTTGCTATTTAA
- a CDS encoding lacticin 481 family lantibiotic: MKDNYELMNTIQEVSLEELDQIIGAGKNGVFKTISHECHMNSWQFLFTCCS, from the coding sequence ATGAAAGATAACTATGAATTAATGAATACGATTCAAGAAGTAAGTCTTGAAGAGTTGGATCAGATTATTGGTGCTGGAAAAAATGGAGTTTTTAAAACTATCTCACATGAATGTCACATGAATTCATGGCAGTTTTTATTCACATGTTGCTCGTAA
- a CDS encoding lacticin 481 family lantibiotic: MKKDIELMSTIQEVSLEELDQIIGAGKNGVFKTISHECHMNSWQFLFTCCS, encoded by the coding sequence ATGAAAAAAGATATTGAATTAATGAGTACGATTCAAGAAGTAAGTCTTGAAGAGTTGGATCAAATTATTGGTGCTGGAAAAAATGGGGTTTTTAAAACTATTTCGCATGAATGTCATATGAATTCATGGCAATTCCTATTTACGTGTTGTTCATAA